The Scophthalmus maximus strain ysfricsl-2021 chromosome 7, ASM2237912v1, whole genome shotgun sequence genome includes a window with the following:
- the phlda2 gene encoding pleckstrin homology-like domain family A member 2: protein MKMSAAEISQVLKEGELEKRSDNLLQFWKRKTCVLTTDSLNIYADTQKRTRGKQLKLQSIKKVDCVERTGKFVYFTIVTTDDKEIDFRCPGEENCWNAVITMALIDFQNRKAIQDFKTRQDNESASPGQQERRMARAP, encoded by the coding sequence atgaaaatgtccgcGGCGGAGATCAGCCAGGTCCTCAAGGAGGGagagctggagaagaggagcGACAACCTGCTGCAGTTCTGGAAGAGGAAGACGTGCGTGCTGACCACGGACAGCCTCAACATCTACGCGGACACGCAGAAGCGCACCAGGGGCAAGCAGCTCAAGCTGCAGTCCATCAAGAAGGTGGACTGCGTGGAGCGCACCGGCAAGTTCGTCTACTTCACCATCGTGACCACGGACGACAAGGAAATCGACTTCCGGTGCCCCGGGGAGGAGAACTGCTGGAACGCCGTGATCACCATGGCGCTGATCGACTTCCAGAACAGAAAGGCCATCCAGGACTTTAAAACGCGGCAGGACAACGAGAGCGCGTCGCCCGGCCAGCAGGAGCGGCGCATGGCGCGTGCGCCCTGA